The nucleotide sequence TGCAGGCACAACGGGCGCGTTATCCTGTCGCTGCCAAAGCTGAGTGAAGTCGAACGAGCGAATTAACCAAGCTCAGCAATCGGAGCGGAAGGACCTTCAACCAGTGGTGTGGGACGTCCGCCCGGTTTAATCCAGTGACCGTAGGGATCGATGCCCAGTTTCTTGAAGACCGTAGCACCCAGGTCTCCGGGGCCCAGTCGACGTTCAGCGATTTCACCACCGCGACGATCGGTGGCACCAATGACCTGACCGCCGGGCACTCCTGCACCCGCTGCCAGCATCGACATGACAGGAGTCCAGTGTCCGCGGCCATCGGTTTTGGTAATGACGGGACCTCGACCGAATTCACCCAGTACCAGTACCAGCGTCGTATCGAGCAGACCTCGTTCATCAAGATCACTGATCAGCGTGGCGATACCATGATCGAGAACCGGCAGCATTGGCTTGAGGCCTTTGTTGATGCCGCCCCATTTGACTTCGTCGCCGTGATGGTCCCAGTGTCCCCAGGCGTCGCTCATCGTAATGAAAGTCACTCCCGCTTCGACGAGTCGGCGGGCCAGCAGTGATTTCTGTCCAAAGGAATGATTACCGTACTTTTCGCGAACCTGGGCTGATTCCCGATTCACATCAAAGGCTTTGGCAACATTGCCTGAGAGCACCATGTCGTACGCTTCCTGCACATAACGATCCTGCAGGGAAAGTTCGGGCGAGAGCTCTGTATGTTTTCGCAGTCGATCAAACTGCTGACGTAATTCTTCACGGTCCGTCAGGCGGGCGGTCTGCACACCGGCAGGCATTCCGAATTTTCCAGCAGACTTGACGCCGTCCAGAGGTTCATAACGATGCCCGAGATGACCGGCACCATAGATGTCGGCGGCCATACTGTCGGCTAATGCGACGAAGCCGGGCATGCCCGGTACATTGGGACCACGGAATTTCGCGGCGACCGAACCCATGGATGGATAACCGCCGCCGTCCCGATTGTCGTTCGTACGACGTGACTTGGGATTGCAGGCCTGAAAAGTCGTCGGTGTGTGGTTACTGGATGACGCGTCCATGGAACGGATAATGGCGAACTTGTCCATCATCGCAGCCTGCTCTGGCATATGCTCACAGATTTCAATGCCGCTGACGGAAGTCTGAATCGGATTGAAGGGACCACGGATTTCCTTTGGTGCCTGCGG is from Gimesia maris and encodes:
- a CDS encoding DUF1501 domain-containing protein; translated protein: MSQSLNRSSISHGQHHESGSGFSAFAPGSDLVHVGSRRWFLQMGMAGLAGLSMPELLKRQALAAPQAQLTHPVQAKSVIMIWLSGGPSQLDMWDLKPQAPKEIRGPFNPIQTSVSGIEICEHMPEQAAMMDKFAIIRSMDASSSNHTPTTFQACNPKSRRTNDNRDGGGYPSMGSVAAKFRGPNVPGMPGFVALADSMAADIYGAGHLGHRYEPLDGVKSAGKFGMPAGVQTARLTDREELRQQFDRLRKHTELSPELSLQDRYVQEAYDMVLSGNVAKAFDVNRESAQVREKYGNHSFGQKSLLARRLVEAGVTFITMSDAWGHWDHHGDEVKWGGINKGLKPMLPVLDHGIATLISDLDERGLLDTTLVLVLGEFGRGPVITKTDGRGHWTPVMSMLAAGAGVPGGQVIGATDRRGGEIAERRLGPGDLGATVFKKLGIDPYGHWIKPGGRPTPLVEGPSAPIAELG